DNA sequence from the Chryseobacterium indicum genome:
TTTAAATACAATCTCTTTACTATTAGAAAAATTAGTCTGATTTTTGTAGAGAAAACAGGGTTAATAAATCATTATGTCTAAAAAAGAAAAAGTAAATATTTTCTGGTTCAGAAGAGACATCAGGCTGGAAGATAATACAGGATTGTTTCATGCACTTGAAGCCGGTTTAAAAGTAGTTCCGGTTTTTATTTTTGATAAGGAAATTCTTGATAAACTTGAAAATAAATCAGACAGAAGAGTAGATTATTTTTATCAGGCTCTGGAAGAAATTCATACTGAGCTTAAAAAACATAAGAGCGGATTAACCGTTTTTCACGATAAACCTGTTGAAGCTTTCAAAAAACTGATTAAAGATTTTGAAATCGATACTGTGTTCTGTAACAGGGATTATGAACCTCAAGCAATAAGAAGAGACGAAGAAATACAGAATCTGCTTAAAAAAAGTGATATTAATTTTCAGGATTTCAAAGATCAGGTTATTTTCGAAAAGGATGATGTTGTCAAAAATGACGGAAAGCCTTACACCGTTTATACCCCGTATTCAAGAAAGTGGAAAGAAAATTTCAAGTCTGTCACTTTCAAAAAAATGGAAGTTGATTTTTCAAAATTTCATCCATATTCGCCTTCCAGATTTTTAACGCTTAAAGATTTAGGATTTCAGAAAACGGATCTGGAATTTAAAAAACCTTCACTGGAAAAAAAGATTATTGATGATTACAATCAATACAGAGATTTTCCGGCAATGGATCATACAACCCGATTAGGAATTGCGCTTCGTTTCGGAACTATTTCCGTAAGAAAATGTGTGGAATTTGCAGAAAAACACAATGAAGTCTGGCTGAATGAACTGATCTGGAGAGAATTTTTTATGCAGATTTTATATCATTTCCCGAAAGTGGTGAACAATTCTTTTAAAGAAAAATATGATAGCATTAAATGGAGAAATGATGAAAAGGAGTTTAAAAAATGGTGTGAAGGAAAGACCGGTTATCCTATTGTAGATGCAGGAATGAGACAGCTAAACGAAACGGGATTTATGCACAACAGGGTAAGAATGGTTGTTGCAAGTTTTCTTACCAAACATCTTTTAATCGACTGGAGATGGGGAGAAGCGTATTTTGCAGAAAAACTTCTGGACTACGAGTTGTCCTCCAACAACGGAAACTGGCAGTGGGCTGCAGGATGCGGCTGCGATGCAGCGCCTTATTTCAGGGTTTTCAATCCTTCGGAGCAGACCAAAAAATTTGATAAAGATTTAAAATACATCAAAACATGGCTTTCTGAAAAAGACATCAATGCAGAACCGATTGTGGAGCATACTTTTGCCAGAAAAAGGGCTTTGGAAGTGTACGGAAATGCGGTAAAAGAGTAGTTGTATATGCTTATCTGATAATTATTTCTGAATTCCTATTTTCTTCAAAGCAGCACTGTTCAGATAGATTTCATCAAAAGACGTAAGCGATTCAATATCTTTAAAGTTCTGGAATGTTTTTTCGTTTTTGTTGAATGAAAGTTCAATTGAAGTATTGTAAGAAGCTACAATTCTCACGACGGAATAGCCGTTATAGGCAATTTTAAATCCTTCAAAAAGACATTTTTTTTCGGCTTTCTGATAGATTTTATAATCTTCGAAAGCCTTACTTTCTTCATCATTCCTTTTTTTGGAATTATGCTCAAGAGCTTTCCACGATTCGTAGTTTCTGGGTTCCTTCAGGATTTCGCCCGAAGAATCTACGGGAACAAACATTCCCAATGTAAGCTCCTTTTTCAAAAGATTGGCGTAATTGTTCATCAGTTTAAGCGTCTGAAGATCTGCGTATCCTTCATGCGAATAATACTCGATGACAAAATCCGTCATGGGAATCAGTTTATGAGAAGCATTAATAGTCATATTTGTGATTTTGCGCAACTAACTTTTTAAATTTCAGAGGTGCGAAGATAAATAAATTGTTAAAAAGAGTACAACTAATTTTGCTATAATTAAGTAAAAGAATCACAGAAGGGATATTTCTCTCATTTACAGAAAAATAAAACCGGAAAGATTATTTGTTTTAATTTTCCGGTTGATGTATTAAGGTAATTAATCTTCTGTGGATATTACATTTCTTTTTGCAGGATCGCAACAATTTGGTCTATTACTTCCTGTTTTTTTGTTTTTTTATGATAAGGTGTTTTCGGTTCAGAAACAATGCTTTCTCTGTTCTTGTCAAAAAGTGCATAAAGATCCAGATCCGGATGTTTTTCCAGATACCAAACCAGAAAATTGAGTGGAATTGCATTTTTTCCTGAAAAATAAAGCTGAATAGCCTGTGGAGTCATGCCGTATTCTTCGGCTATCTCTCTTAAAGTTTCTCCTTTTGATTTGCTGTACTCGCGTATTTTTTCGTGAATTTTCATATCGAATAATTTCTTCTTTTTAATTTTATTTAATAATTAATTGTTAAAATTTCAATTAATTATTGTTTTTAAATATATAGTTGTATATTTGTTTTATAATTATCTCGGAGAGATAAACACAAAATTACGAAAAAAGGTTAAACAAAAATATTTATTTGTATGAGCAAATTGATATATCCCTATCAGAACACCATCAATGAACGATTTGATTTTATTGATAAATGGTTACCGACGCGCTACACGGGTTCTGTGAACATAATTCTTAAGAAATCCAGAGATCCCGATTACATTAGAAAAGTAAAAAACAGGAAGGTGAATGACGAAGATGTTATTGATGCACTTTACAAAGTTTCGTTGTTCAATAAGATACAGGTAGAGAATTAGACGTATATTTGAATTCTGAAAACACAACTGACTGATGAAAAAATATATTTAGCTCCTAAAACGAGCTGTTAATAAAAAAAACACACAATTACCATGGAAAATTTTGAGACAGAAGAAATCATTATTACCGAATGCTTTAAATGCGGCAGAAGGTTTGAAAATTATTTCAACGCTTCCCCCTGCTGTACTTCTATTGTTGTAAAAGTAGATGAAAACAAAAACCGCACAACAATCACCTTTCTAAGTTCACTTTCAAAACCCAGATACGAATTGTTTGAAGAATTTTCAGAGTATGAAGATCCTTATACTATGGAAGAGACTGAAAATAATGATGTTTTAGCACAATAATAACACATAGCGGTATTTTAATTTACCCGAACCTAACTTTAATATACGATAAGTTTTTTTAGATTTTAATAAAAAGAGTTTGCCCTGAGATTGGGGCAGGCTCTTTTGCTGTTTAGGTTTCTGGAAGCTATTTTCTTAATAAAGAGAAAATAATATAAAGCTCTATTTATTAGAATCAATAATTGAAACTATTTTTTGTATGCATTCATCTAAATATTTCTTCACATCTTTACTCCAAAATCTCAAAACTGTCCACCCATTTTGGATAAGATAACTATTTACTTCCTTATCTCTCTGAATATTCCGTTCAATTTTCTTATGCCAAAACTCTGTATTAGATTTAATTCTGTGCTTTTCAGTCTCCCAGTCTTTGCCATGAAAAAATTCACTGTCAACGAAAATTGCTAACTTGTATTTCTTGAAAGTAAGATCAGGTTTTCCGAATATTGTTTTATTATTCTTTCGATATCGATATCCTAAACTCCATAAAGCTTTTGCCAGACGAACTTCATCTTTAGTCCCTGTAGCTTTAATTGCTCGCATATTTTTTGAGCGTTGTTCAGGAGTGTGGACATCCATATTAATTGATTAATGATTCATATATTTCATCTATATTAAAATCGGGAGAACCTTGTCTAGAATAATAATATGAGAATCTTGCTATAATATCTTTAGTGAAAGTGCTATTAATTGAAGCAATTCGTTCAAAATTTTCATTAAAATCTTTTACACGAACAGATTTTAATTTCTGAAAATTAATAAGACCTGATTTTATACTGTTGTATTTAGGCAAGAAATGATATTTATTAGAATAGTGATTCCCAATTAATGCTTTTAATTCTGTTTGTGCAAGTTCTAACTTATCAGCATCCCCTTTTCCATTTTTAATGATTCTAGTTTTTTCAAATAATAATCCCTCTTCTTCTGATTCAACTTCACTTAACAAAATATCTTTTGCTTTTAGTTGTGCTAAATCACATGAAGGGGTTAAAACAATAAATCTCTTGCCTGACTCGTTTTCAATTACTAAATCTCCTGTAAATAAGTTATTTTTTATAGGTGGTGTAATATATATTTCTGCAGCGTGATAGTTTTCAAAATTAGATTCTTCAGTAAGCTCCAAATATTCCTGAACATGAAGCAAAATGTATCTTAATAATGTTTTTTGCTTTTGTTCGGGTGTTCTCTTATCATCATTTATCCATATATCCATCGAAGAAGATAAATGATCCCAAAATATTTTACTTAACTGTTTATCTATGGTTCCTTTTGCTCCTAGAATTTGAGTAATCCCCGTTAAAAATATTTTTTTGAATTCATTTAATACATCCTCATATTCTTCTTCTCCTCTTCCTCTGCATTTAAAAAGTATATTCTCTATTTGTAGTTCCGGCTCTAAATCTCCCTTATGAGTTGTAATTACTCTTACAGGGAAACGTAATTCTTTCACAATTTCTTTAATTAAATTATTTCCTAAGCCTACTGCATCATTTTTTTCTAGACGAAGATCGATTATTGCTCCATCATAATTATTTAAAGTTTGAATTTTTTTTAGCCCATCAGTATAGTTTGTTGCAATGTCTAATGTAATATTTATATCGCTAGTAGAGTTAAATATGTCAACAGCATCTTGTAATACTTTATTTTGACTTTGATCATCATCAACTAAGAGTAAATTCATATTTTAAGGTTTATTTAGTTTAATAATAAAATTAGCACCATTAGCGGAACTTAAAGCTTCAATTTTTCCATTATTCCTTTCTAATGCTTCTCCTGCAATGGAAAGGCCTAAGCCACTTCCTTCATCTTTAGTAGTAAATCCGGGATCGAAAATATCCTGATTAGTGATATTCTCTTCATCTATTCCCGTACCTGTATCCTGATAATCTATTACAATCTTATCTTCTAAATCAGAGAAATTTATTTTGATATTTTTTTCATGCGAGTCTCTCATCCAATAGATACTATTTTCAATTAAATTTGTAAATATTAATTGAAAGTCTATTTCCCAGCCAACAAACTTTACCCAAGTATCTCCCTCTATTGAATAAGTAATACTGTTTTTAATAAGTTCACTTTCAAATATTTTAAAAGAGTTCATTAATGGAGTTGCGATTTCGAACTCTTTTGGACTTGCTCTTTTTGTGTTAGCTAATGGTTCAAGCTTTTTAAATATATTAATAAAAAACTCTGCTTGTGATTTATTATCGTTAAGTCTGTCTAAAATTTTATCATATAAAATTTTTAGATTCTTATCATTTAATAGCTGATCTTTTTCAACAGCTTTTATAAAATCCTGTCCCCAAGCTTTTATAAAACTAGGATGTTGCTTTAGTGCATTTAGTGGCTTTCTGCCTTCATGAAAAACAACAGTTAATATTTTACCTAAAGTTACCTGCCCTTGATAGCGAGCTATTGTTTTTTTTATTTCTTCAAATTCTTCTTCTTTTGCTTTTGCTTCCTCATCAATTACCTTTTTAACTTTAGTAAATACTTCTTCTGATAAATTTGATTCTTTGAATAGGGAGTGTATTTTATTATTCAATGAGTCAAAATTAGCGACATTGTCGATTTGTTCATTAAGTGATTTGGGTTTTCTGCCTCCTTTATTATGCTGTTTTCTGAACTTCTGCCTTAATAATTCTAATTCTGATAAGCATGAACGAATAATAGTTACTAAACCTTCATAATATTCATTTTCCTTAAATCCCTCTCTTGAAGCCTTTTCTTCTAAATGGGATTCTTCTTCTTGAAGAACTGTTATAAATCCTGCAACTTGATTATTACTTAAGCGTAAAGTAGGATTATTAAATCTTCTTTCATTCAAACCTAACCAATCCACTTTTTTATCTCCATATGGTCTAACCCTAAAACCATCTTTAATTACTGCTACACCAGGTAATTCTTTTAATTGTTTTTTCGATTCTTCTTGTGTCAGGTCAGACATTTTAAACTCTTCATCCAAATCAAAAGCCCGTATATCTAATTTAATTTGACTGGAATATTTTGATTCATTATTTAAAGTTATCCTTTTTTCTATTTTTACAGGTAAAATGTTTTTTAAGCTTTTATTTTCAATAATTAAACTTGAAAATAAAACATTATTTCCTTTTTCATCCTCGCCTATAAAATCTATAGTTCCATAAATTCTATAGTGATAATATTCCAAGACAGGTAATGGTTTAATTTTTTCTGAGAAATCTATGTATTTTTCACTGTTATTTTTTTTAATCTCAAGGTAAATATTAAAATCACTGTCTATATCATCAAAAGGTGATAGCAATCTTCTTAAAGAGCTTATTAATTCATTAATTTCATAGTCTGTCCAAATTCTTGTTCCTGTAATATCTAAATAAGTACCTTTCGAATTGTTAGAACTATAGCTTTCAATTAAAATCTCTATATCTTCCAAAAATTTTGAATCGGATAAAAATTCAGTCCAATCAAGATATAGTTCAGTTGTTACAAAAGTATCAGCATCCGTAGTTTTCATTAATAAATCATCTCCTAAAATTGAAGATGCATATCTTCCTATACCTTTTCTTCCTTGTAGAGGACGTCTTTTAATTTTGCTTTTTCTTTGACGCAATTTATCCTGAGTAGAGGGAACCATCCATTTTTCAGTTACAATTCTGTAATTCATACCATGTCCATCATCTTCAATGATAATTCTTGCTTTATTTTCTGTAAAACTTAGTTTTATATAAACATTTTCAGCATCAGCATCGTATGAGTTTTTAACTAACTCCAGTATTGCAGTATAAGGATCCTTAATAATTCCTTTTCCAATTGTTAAAATATGGTTAGCTGCTGGTTTTATGTAAAAATATCCAGATTCTAAAATTTTTTTCAAAGACATAATAATTCTTTTATTTTTTTAGCAATAGAATAAGCCATTAATGGAGGAACAGCATTACCTATCTGTTTAAATGCAGCTGAACGTGATCCTTCAAAGTAAAAATCGTCTGGAAAAGATTGTAGCCTTGCTGCTTCTCTAACAGAAATAGAACGGCATTGGTTTTTATCGGGATGTATGTAGTGATGACCATCTTTTGCTATATGTGCAACTACAGTATGTGAAATTCCTTCACCGTCAACAACTTTGAATCTGTCAATAAATGAAGATTCATTTTTGTGTGTTTTTAATTCTGGGGGTAAGTCAGGATATCTTAATCTGACTTTTTCATTGTTCCATTTTTGAATTGCAATCTTGTAGATTCCTAGATCCCGTTCGTTGTGAGGTCTTGAAATGTGTTGAGTGACAAAATCAATTCCGTTCCTTATATTGAATTTTTCAAGATAATTATTCTTCTCCTCTTTATATTTTATATACTGATGACTTTCACCAGGTTTTAATTTAGGTAAATCTTGAAAAGCATCATTAACAGTATATTTCCTTTTCGATTTTTCAAAATCAGGAAAGCCAAAATCATTTTCTTTTTTCCATCCGATAATTATTATTCTTTTTCTTGCCTGAACAACGCCATAATCTGAAGCATCAAGTGTTTCATGATATACTTCATAACCAAGCTTTCTGAAATAAGCTTTTAGGTTTTTAAAATGCTTTCCTTTATTTGCACTTAGTAGGCCAGGAACATTTTCAAAAACAAATGCTTTTGGATTAAATTCTTTCAAAAATCTGCCATATTGAATATATAGTTTATTTCTTGGGTCATTTTCAATGTTTTCTTGGTGTCTTCCTAATAATGAGTATGCCTGACAGGGAGGTCCGCCAATTATCAAATCAATATTTTGTTTTTGGAGGCTAAGTTTTTTAAAAATATCTCTAATAGAATTATCATCTATTTCTACATTAATAACAGAATCTAATATTTCTTCAGGTACATTTTTGTAAAGTTCCTCTCTTGAAATTTCTCCCTTAATATAGGAATAATATATTTTTATTTTTTTTTTTGATTTAAGATAATGATATGCTGCTCTTGTTTTTATTGTTAAACAAGCTTCCTGATTCATTTCAATGTGAGCTATAGGATTAAATCCAGCATTCACAAATCCTTCAGACATACCAGATGCCCCTGCAAATAAATCTATAAAATTTATTAATTTAGTTTCCATAATTTTTCTGATGAAAATGGCGTTATATAAAAATAACTAAAATTTCCATACTGACAATATAATATAGAATAAATTTTAGCTACCTTTTTTAACCACCCTAAAAAATAAAAACCTCTGAAAATCAAATGATTTCAGAGGTTTTTTTGTACCCAGGACCGGGATCGAACCGGTACTCCTAAGAACTGGTGTTTGAGACCAGCGCGTCTACCAATTCCGCCACCTGGGCAAGTGTGTTACCTTGTTTTGAATCGGTGTGCAAATATAGAAACTTTTCTTTATTCTCCAAAGTTTTTTGAAGAAAAATTTTAAAAAATAATCTCCAGACCGTCGTAGGCAAGGTGCATTCCGGATGGAAGCTGTTTATCTTCAACATCATGCAATCCTAAATGATGACTGATGTGGGTTAAAAATAATTTTTCTGGTTTCAGTTCTTCAAATAATTTAATAACATCCGGCAAAATAAAATGGGCAGGATGTGGATCAGACTTACGGATGCAGTTTAAAATCAAAACATCAAGATTTTTTAATTTTTCTTTTTCCGTTTCAGAAATAAATCCGGCATCTGTTATATAAGCCAGCTTTTTAAATTTATAACCGAAAACGGGAATTTTAAAATGAATGACTTCAACCGGTGTAATTTCAGTATCTAAAACTGTGAAAGGTTTGTTTTCAATTTCATGGAGTTCAAAAGCCGGAGCTCCGGGGTATTTTTCATCTGCAAAAGCATAAGGAAAACGATTTTTTACCTCGTTGGCAACTCTGGAAGAGCAGTATAAAGGGATATCTTTTCCGGTTTTGAAAATAAGAGGACGCATATCATCAAGACCGATAACATGATCATTATGTTCGTGAGTAAGCAATGCAATATCTATACGATCTTCCTGATTGGTAAGCATTTGCTGTCTGAAATCGGGTCCGCAGTCGATAAGGATTTTTTTGTCTTCATCGGTCGTTATCATTACAGAAGAGCGGAGCCGACTGTCTTTGGGATTACCTGAAGTACACACTTCACAAGTGCAGCCAATAACAGGAACACCCTGCGAAGTTCCCGTTCCTAAAAATTTCAACTTCATTTTCTTTTGAGGTTGGTTTAATTTTGGTAAATTTACGAAAAATTTAATGTCCTAATGTATCAGAAACTAACTCCTAAACAAAAAGCATTAACAATTAATCTAGATCCTACTATTTATGGTACTTTCGCAGAAATTGGAGCAGGGCAGGAGACAGTCCGACACTTTTTTAGAGCAGGGGGAGCTTCCGGTACAATTGCTAAGGCGATGTCGGCTTACGACAAAGATTTTAGTGATGCCATCTACGGAAAAGAGGTAAAAAACAGATACGTTACCCAAAACAGACTTCGAAAAATGCTTCGCTATGAAGTCGCTCTTATCGAAGAAAGAATTTCAAGAGAAAGCAATCCCAACAGAAAATATTTTTCTTACGCCAATACCGTTACCACGATCAATTTTGATAAAACAGTCAAAGGTCACGGCTGGGTTGGAATCCGTTTTCAGGTAAAAGAGAACGAAGATTATAATGAAATTGTAATTCACGTAAAATTCAAAGAGAATGATGCGACCTTGCAGCAGGAAACCCTTGGGAATTTAGGGGTGAATTTAATTTTCGGAGCTTTCCATTACTATGACAATCCTAGAAATTTAATTGAATCTTTATACGATGACGTTGCAAAAGACAATCTGGAAATTGATATGATCGATTTCAGCGGACCTGCTTTTGCGTATGTGGATAACAGACTGATGTCTTTACAGTTGGTTAAAAACGGAATGACGGATGCCGTGATTTTCAATTCGGAGGGGAATAATATGCTTCCTGCGGATATTTTGTACAAGAAAAATATTTTTGCGGTAAGAGGAAGTTTCAGGCCTGTAACGAAGGTAAATATTGATATGCTTCAGAACGGACTCAATATGTTCATGAAGGAAGTAACCTGTACTGAGGATGAAACAGAAGTTTTAATAGAAATCACCATTTCAAACCTTCGTGCCGACGGAGACATCAATGAAAGAGATTTCCTTGACAGAGTGGATGTTCTCGGCAAATTAGGATATACCGTAATCGTATCCAATTATTCTGAATATTACCGACTGATTGATTATTTTGCTTCCTACACAAGCGGAGAAATCGGCGTTGCAATGGGCGTGAATAATCTTTTAATGGTATTTGACGAAAAGTATTATAAAAATTTATCGGGAGGAATTCTTGAAGCTTTCGGAAAATTTTTCCGAAACGGGATGAGAGTGTATCTGTATCCTTATAAAGATCCGGAAACTCTGGAACTGCTGGATTCCGATAACCTTAAAGTGGAAGAAAACCTGAAGGAGCTTTATAAATATTTCAAGCACAACAACCGTATTGTGGACATCACCAATTACAATCCGGAGTTTTTGGAAATTTATTCCAGAGATATCCTGAAGAAGATCGGGTGCAATATAAAAGGATGGGAAAATCAGCTTCCGGAAGGAGTTGCAGAGATGATAAAAGAGCGTGGAATGTTCGGCTACAAAGAAGAACTTTCCTTAAAACAATTTTCTTAAAACAGTAAAAAAATGTCAGAATTAAAAAAAAGGCTTTCGTCTATTCTTGAAAGTCCGAAACATAATACCGAAGAGAAACTTCAGAAAGTGTGTCACCTTTTGGATCAGGAAATATCCTATTTCAACTGGACAGGTTTTTATTTCAAAAACGGAGATAAAGACGAGTTGAAACTGGGACCTTATGTTGGAGCTCCTACAGATCACACCATCATTCCTTACGGAAAAGGAATCTGCGGTCAGGTTGCCGTTTCTAATGAAACGTTTGTGGTTCCCGATGTACATGAAGAAAGTAATTATCTGAGCTGCTCTATCGATACCAAAGCAGAAATCGTGGTTCCGATCTTCAAAGACGGACAGAATATCGGTCAGATTGATATCGATTCTCATACGATTGATCCTTTTACCGAAGAAGACAGAGAATTATTGGAATGGCTTTGTAACGAAGTTTCCAAAATTTTGTAAAAAATCTCGCTTTTAAAGTGTTTAAAATATAAGACTCCGGCTCGAAGAGCCGGAGTCTTTTTTATGATAAGACAGATCAAAATTTTCTTTCGAAATAAACGGACTTAGTCCGTTTTCTTAAACAAACGAATAAATCGGCTTCAGCCAAAACTTAGAAAATCTATTAAAAAAGAGTGAGTGCCAATTCGTGAAAAAATTAGTGAAATTCGTGGTTAAGATCAGAAATAAGTTCCTTAAAATAATTTTCACACTTCGCAATGTGCGTTCCGTACCACGAAAACGCTTCTCCGTCTACAATCATTATCTTTTTATCAGGATAAAACTTCTTTAATTCTTGAATATGTTTCTCTTTAAAAGGGAACGGTTCAGAAGACAGCATTATCAGTTCCGCTTCCGCAAGATCTTCCTTCTGAATCACAGGATAACGTTTCTGATCTTTAAAAATATTTTCAAAACCAATTTCACCCAGAATTTTATGAATAAAAGTATCTGAACCGATGGTCATGTAAGGGTTATTCCAGATTAAATAGGCAACTTTTAAGGGGGATTTAATTTTTGCGTGGTTGAGAACATCATAGATTTTTAGGTTAAAAAGCTGCGCTTTTTCTTCCTGATGAAAGATTTTGCCTAAGTTTTTAAGCATATAATAATTATCCTCAATATTTTCAACATTGGTGACGATTACTTTACAATCATCCATTAAAGCTTCCACCTGCTCTTTTACATTTTCTTCCTTGTTTGCTAAAATAAGATCAGGCTGCAAAGCTTTTATTTTTTCAATATTGATATTTTTTGTACCGCCGATAACCGCTACATCTTTTACCTTTTCAGCAGGATGAATACAGAATTTTGTTCTTCCGACCACTTCTTTTTCCGTTAAACCTAAATCAAATAAAGCCTCAGTAATTGAGGGAACCAAAGAAACTACCTTCATTGTACAATTTTAGATGCCGCCTAAAATTACAAAAGTTTGCCCGTTAAGAAAAGTCCTGCGACCGAAAAATAAATGATTAATCCCGTTACATCTACCAGTGTAGCTACAAAAGGAGCAGAAGAAGTTGCCGGATCGAGTTTTAATTTTTTAAGGATAAACGGAACCATAGAACCCGAAAGTGTTCCCCAAAGGACGATCATCACCAGAGAAACGCCTACACTTAATCCTACAAAAGCCCAGTGAATTCCATAATCGAAAAATCCTGCTTTATGCCAGATCATAATTCTTAAGAAACCGATGATTCCTAAAATTCCGCCCAGTGATAAACCCGTGAAAATTTCTTTTCTCATCACGTACCACCAGTCT
Encoded proteins:
- a CDS encoding TonB-dependent receptor; protein product: MYQKLTPKQKALTINLDPTIYGTFAEIGAGQETVRHFFRAGGASGTIAKAMSAYDKDFSDAIYGKEVKNRYVTQNRLRKMLRYEVALIEERISRESNPNRKYFSYANTVTTINFDKTVKGHGWVGIRFQVKENEDYNEIVIHVKFKENDATLQQETLGNLGVNLIFGAFHYYDNPRNLIESLYDDVAKDNLEIDMIDFSGPAFAYVDNRLMSLQLVKNGMTDAVIFNSEGNNMLPADILYKKNIFAVRGSFRPVTKVNIDMLQNGLNMFMKEVTCTEDETEVLIEITISNLRADGDINERDFLDRVDVLGKLGYTVIVSNYSEYYRLIDYFASYTSGEIGVAMGVNNLLMVFDEKYYKNLSGGILEAFGKFFRNGMRVYLYPYKDPETLELLDSDNLKVEENLKELYKYFKHNNRIVDITNYNPEFLEIYSRDILKKIGCNIKGWENQLPEGVAEMIKERGMFGYKEELSLKQFS
- a CDS encoding MBL fold metallo-hydrolase, with the protein product MKLKFLGTGTSQGVPVIGCTCEVCTSGNPKDSRLRSSVMITTDEDKKILIDCGPDFRQQMLTNQEDRIDIALLTHEHNDHVIGLDDMRPLIFKTGKDIPLYCSSRVANEVKNRFPYAFADEKYPGAPAFELHEIENKPFTVLDTEITPVEVIHFKIPVFGYKFKKLAYITDAGFISETEKEKLKNLDVLILNCIRKSDPHPAHFILPDVIKLFEELKPEKLFLTHISHHLGLHDVEDKQLPSGMHLAYDGLEIIF
- a CDS encoding cryptochrome/photolyase family protein, encoding MSKKEKVNIFWFRRDIRLEDNTGLFHALEAGLKVVPVFIFDKEILDKLENKSDRRVDYFYQALEEIHTELKKHKSGLTVFHDKPVEAFKKLIKDFEIDTVFCNRDYEPQAIRRDEEIQNLLKKSDINFQDFKDQVIFEKDDVVKNDGKPYTVYTPYSRKWKENFKSVTFKKMEVDFSKFHPYSPSRFLTLKDLGFQKTDLEFKKPSLEKKIIDDYNQYRDFPAMDHTTRLGIALRFGTISVRKCVEFAEKHNEVWLNELIWREFFMQILYHFPKVVNNSFKEKYDSIKWRNDEKEFKKWCEGKTGYPIVDAGMRQLNETGFMHNRVRMVVASFLTKHLLIDWRWGEAYFAEKLLDYELSSNNGNWQWAAGCGCDAAPYFRVFNPSEQTKKFDKDLKYIKTWLSEKDINAEPIVEHTFARKRALEVYGNAVKE
- a CDS encoding very short patch repair endonuclease — its product is MDVHTPEQRSKNMRAIKATGTKDEVRLAKALWSLGYRYRKNNKTIFGKPDLTFKKYKLAIFVDSEFFHGKDWETEKHRIKSNTEFWHKKIERNIQRDKEVNSYLIQNGWTVLRFWSKDVKKYLDECIQKIVSIIDSNK
- a CDS encoding ABC transporter substrate-binding protein translates to MKVVSLVPSITEALFDLGLTEKEVVGRTKFCIHPAEKVKDVAVIGGTKNINIEKIKALQPDLILANKEENVKEQVEALMDDCKVIVTNVENIEDNYYMLKNLGKIFHQEEKAQLFNLKIYDVLNHAKIKSPLKVAYLIWNNPYMTIGSDTFIHKILGEIGFENIFKDQKRYPVIQKEDLAEAELIMLSSEPFPFKEKHIQELKKFYPDKKIMIVDGEAFSWYGTHIAKCENYFKELISDLNHEFH
- a CDS encoding sensor histidine kinase produces the protein MSLKKILESGYFYIKPAANHILTIGKGIIKDPYTAILELVKNSYDADAENVYIKLSFTENKARIIIEDDGHGMNYRIVTEKWMVPSTQDKLRQRKSKIKRRPLQGRKGIGRYASSILGDDLLMKTTDADTFVTTELYLDWTEFLSDSKFLEDIEILIESYSSNNSKGTYLDITGTRIWTDYEINELISSLRRLLSPFDDIDSDFNIYLEIKKNNSEKYIDFSEKIKPLPVLEYYHYRIYGTIDFIGEDEKGNNVLFSSLIIENKSLKNILPVKIEKRITLNNESKYSSQIKLDIRAFDLDEEFKMSDLTQEESKKQLKELPGVAVIKDGFRVRPYGDKKVDWLGLNERRFNNPTLRLSNNQVAGFITVLQEEESHLEEKASREGFKENEYYEGLVTIIRSCLSELELLRQKFRKQHNKGGRKPKSLNEQIDNVANFDSLNNKIHSLFKESNLSEEVFTKVKKVIDEEAKAKEEEFEEIKKTIARYQGQVTLGKILTVVFHEGRKPLNALKQHPSFIKAWGQDFIKAVEKDQLLNDKNLKILYDKILDRLNDNKSQAEFFINIFKKLEPLANTKRASPKEFEIATPLMNSFKIFESELIKNSITYSIEGDTWVKFVGWEIDFQLIFTNLIENSIYWMRDSHEKNIKINFSDLEDKIVIDYQDTGTGIDEENITNQDIFDPGFTTKDEGSGLGLSIAGEALERNNGKIEALSSANGANFIIKLNKP
- a CDS encoding GAF domain-containing protein, yielding MSELKKRLSSILESPKHNTEEKLQKVCHLLDQEISYFNWTGFYFKNGDKDELKLGPYVGAPTDHTIIPYGKGICGQVAVSNETFVVPDVHEESNYLSCSIDTKAEIVVPIFKDGQNIGQIDIDSHTIDPFTEEDRELLEWLCNEVSKIL
- a CDS encoding DNA cytosine methyltransferase, translating into METKLINFIDLFAGASGMSEGFVNAGFNPIAHIEMNQEACLTIKTRAAYHYLKSKKKIKIYYSYIKGEISREELYKNVPEEILDSVINVEIDDNSIRDIFKKLSLQKQNIDLIIGGPPCQAYSLLGRHQENIENDPRNKLYIQYGRFLKEFNPKAFVFENVPGLLSANKGKHFKNLKAYFRKLGYEVYHETLDASDYGVVQARKRIIIIGWKKENDFGFPDFEKSKRKYTVNDAFQDLPKLKPGESHQYIKYKEEKNNYLEKFNIRNGIDFVTQHISRPHNERDLGIYKIAIQKWNNEKVRLRYPDLPPELKTHKNESSFIDRFKVVDGEGISHTVVAHIAKDGHHYIHPDKNQCRSISVREAARLQSFPDDFYFEGSRSAAFKQIGNAVPPLMAYSIAKKIKELLCL
- a CDS encoding helix-turn-helix domain-containing protein, whose protein sequence is MKIHEKIREYSKSKGETLREIAEEYGMTPQAIQLYFSGKNAIPLNFLVWYLEKHPDLDLYALFDKNRESIVSEPKTPYHKKTKKQEVIDQIVAILQKEM